The Plasmodium knowlesi strain H genome assembly, chromosome: 5 genome has a window encoding:
- a CDS encoding early transcribed membrane protein, which yields MKVAKLFYFVAFLITIKVFVPGLNNEGLVDAKRAASSSKSLKKFDKDMLKKKRNQKIMMISTIATSLALLIGSALGGYNLYQQKNSKKSREPTIINRPPTNTETRNLSRSQEDISKIPPTPAAPSRPSSTPTPPTTTPTTTPSTTSSPYTRTYGTGFDNRGYRRA from the exons ATGAAAGTAGCTAAATTATTTTACTTCGTCGCCTTCCTCATAACCATTAAGGTTTTCGTTCCAGGATTGAACAATGAAGGATTAGTTGATGCAAAGAGAGCTGCTTCTTCCTCTAAGTCATTGAAGAAGTTTGACAAGGATATgctaaaaaagaaaaggaatcaaAAGATAATGATGATTTCCACCATCGCAACTAGTTTAGCTCTACTCATTGGTAGTGCCTTAGGAGGATACAACCTCTACCAACAAAAGAACAGTAAGAAATCCCGAGAACCAACTATCATAAACAGACCCCCAACAAATACAGAAACTAGAAACTTAAGCAGATCCCAGGAAGATATCTCCAAAATCCCACCAACACCAGCGGCACCATCAAGACCATCATCAACACcaacaccaccaacaaccaCACCAACAACCACACCAAGCACAACATCATCTCCATACACCAGGACTTACG GCACGGGATTTGACAACAGGGGATACAGAAGAGCTTGA